The sequence below is a genomic window from Thiomonas intermedia.
ATCCCCAGGGCGACCGACAAGTCGGCCGTGGGTACGACGCGCATATACATGTGTTCGGGGTCGTGCCCGGCGGCAGCTCCGGCCGTTTGCCAGAGGCGCGGCAGCAGGTCCACCGGGAGCAGATCCATGAGGTTCATCATCACGATCCAGACAAACGAGATGAAGGCCAGCGGGGCCACGAACTCACGGGACTTGGCATTGCGCACGATGCCGCGAGCCTGTTCGTCGACGAACTCAACCAGGAATTCCACCGCGGCCTGCATGCGCCCGGGCCGACCGGTGGTCATATTCTTGGCGACGCGCCACAACACGTAGCAGGCAATCACCCCCAGAAGCACGGAGAAAATGATGGAGTCGATATCGACGATACCGAAGTCAATCACCCCGGCACGCGGACCGCTGGTCCAATGCGTCAGGTGGTGAACGATGTACTCGCCTGCGGTGATGGTGTGTTGGTCTGCGGACATGGTCGACTAATGAAGGAGGGTCGCTTGCGCGACGCGACTTGAATGGATCAGGCGGCGCAACTCGTTTTTTTGCCACGCAGAAGCAAGGCGACCCAGTACACCTGCAAGGTCACAACGACTGCGATCAGCATCGCCGCCCAACTCAGCGGCTGGACAATGCGAGGCGCAAAAAACAGAAGCACAATGGTCAAACCGATTTTCAACAACTCACCCAACGCAAAACCGTAAACGGCCACGCCAGGCTTCAATTTGGACAGCCAGAACTGAATGGACAGCGCAAACAGCGCCGAGGGCACCGCGATGATGGCCGCACCGTACAGCGCCGACAACACCACCGAGCCCCGACCCGAAGAGACGAACCAGGCCCCCAGCGCCACAACCACACCCACCACAGCCTGCAGCGCCACGACGCGCCACACGGAAACCTGCGGCTTGCGCAGCAACAGACCCTGCACCTCTGCGCGTGTGAGCGGCGGAGCGGACGGCGTTTCTTGCTCGTCTTTCCAGGGATCGGTGGATGGCACGGTTTGGTTCAAAGCGAAAACACTCGGATCAACAAAGTGGGGGTGGGACTATGCCCGGGGGTCGGCAGCCTCGTAGGCCTTGCCTCGCCTTGCCTCAAACCCCTGCGGGTTGTTGCGGCGGGTAACAATTGGCTTACAGGTCAAACGGCGAAAGTATAGGGGAAAGTCGATACTGCACCAGCTTTTTTCGTGCCGGAGCACCTAAGATTGTGTCGGGTCAACGTTCCGTCCTTCCTCCTGGCACGCGAATGCACGGGGGCCGCATTTCGTGCATTCCCGGCGTCGGGCCGCAACCCTCGCACTCCCATGATTGTCTTTCTGGTTTTCTTACATCTTGTCGCCGCCTTCATCTGGATGGGGGGCATGGCGTTCATTCTTTTCGCTATGCGGCCCGCGGCCTTGGCCACGCTGCAGGCACCGACGCGCCCCCAGTTCATCCTGGCAACCCTGGAGCGATTTTTTCCTCTCGTCTGGCTCAGCATCGGCGTGATCCTGGTCACCGGCTTGATCATCATGCTTCAGGTGGGCTTTGCACAGGCGCCCATCGGCTGGCACGCGATGTTCGGCATCGGGCTGGTGATGATGCTGGTTTTTGCGCACCTGTTTTTCGCGCCTTACCGACGCGCCAGACGAGCGGCAGCCGTGCAGGACTGGCCCGCCACGGCGCGGGGACTGGAGCAGATTCACCCCTTGGTGATTCTCAATTTCACGCTGGGCTGGCTCGCCATTGCGGCGGCACTGTTCTGGCGCTGACGCCCAACCGGGACCGGGCGACCCTCAGTCGGTGAAGGACGGTGCCGCCATCAGTCGGCTCAGCTCATCCCACGCCGCATCCGGGGTGATTTGGCGCAGGCAATGGAGATGCCCGAGCGGGCAAGTGCGCTGAAAGCACGGGCTGCAGTCGAGATGCAGCCACAAGGCAGCGCTGCGATGGGCCGCTGGCGGCGTATGCCGCGGATCGGTCGAGCCATACAGCCCGAGGGTCGGCCGCCCCAAGGCCGCCGCAACGTGCATCAGGCCGGAATCATTGCTTACCGCGCCACTGCAATCGGCCAACAGGGCGATGGCCTCTTCCAGGCGTGTTGCGCCACAAAGGTTCACGCTGCCTGCCGCGCCCGCAGCAATCTGCGCGCCGATGGCGCCGTCGCGCGATGCTCCGAGTATTGCAACGCCATAGCCCCCCTGCTGCGCCCGTCCTGCCAGTGCGGCGTAATGGTCAACCGGCCATTGTTTGGCCGGACCATACTCGGCGCCCGGGCAGAGGGCGATCCAGCGTTGCGGCAACCCAAACCGCTGGCGCGCTGCCTCAGCCTGCTGAGACGCTATGGACAGCACTGGCTCGGGCAACACCTGCGCTGCGGAGATCTGAGCCAATGCAGCGTAATGCTCTCGCATGTCCGCCCGCAATGCCTGCGCGGGCTGCGGCATGCGGCAGGACACAGGCGAAAGCGCCATGGGTTCGGCTGCCTTGATGGCTCGCTGATCGGTGATATCGACACGGTCCGTCAGCAATACGCCGCGCGCCTCGCCGAGGTATCCGATGCGCCGGGGAATACGCGCCAGCCACGGCACCAGGCGCGACTTGATGTTGTTGCCGAGCACGTAGGCACGCTCGAAACCTCGGCCTCGCAGTTGCGCAGCAAGCTGTCGACGAAGATTGAAATCGAGTCGGCCATGCGCAAAGGGCGCCTCAATGACCT
It includes:
- the atpB gene encoding F0F1 ATP synthase subunit A — encoded protein: MSADQHTITAGEYIVHHLTHWTSGPRAGVIDFGIVDIDSIIFSVLLGVIACYVLWRVAKNMTTGRPGRMQAAVEFLVEFVDEQARGIVRNAKSREFVAPLAFISFVWIVMMNLMDLLPVDLLPRLWQTAGAAAGHDPEHMYMRVVPTADLSVALGMSITILLLSLYYGIKIKGIGGWVHELFTAPFGNHFLLWPLNFAMQVLEYLAKTLSHGMRLFGNLYAEEILFMIIALMGAAGLSSLTGWALFVGNIAAGLAWSIFSLLVIVLQGFIFMMLTLVYIGQAHDHH
- the waaF gene encoding lipopolysaccharide heptosyltransferase II gives rise to the protein MTRVLLIAPQWIGDAVMAQPLVALLARGGATITALGLPSVAPVLRAMPSVDEVIEAPFAHGRLDFNLRRQLAAQLRGRGFERAYVLGNNIKSRLVPWLARIPRRIGYLGEARGVLLTDRVDITDQRAIKAAEPMALSPVSCRMPQPAQALRADMREHYAALAQISAAQVLPEPVLSIASQQAEAARQRFGLPQRWIALCPGAEYGPAKQWPVDHYAALAGRAQQGGYGVAILGASRDGAIGAQIAAGAAGSVNLCGATRLEEAIALLADCSGAVSNDSGLMHVAAALGRPTLGLYGSTDPRHTPPAAHRSAALWLHLDCSPCFQRTCPLGHLHCLRQITPDAAWDELSRLMAAPSFTD
- a CDS encoding ATP synthase subunit I gives rise to the protein MLRKPQVSVWRVVALQAVVGVVVALGAWFVSSGRGSVVLSALYGAAIIAVPSALFALSIQFWLSKLKPGVAVYGFALGELLKIGLTIVLLFFAPRIVQPLSWAAMLIAVVVTLQVYWVALLLRGKKTSCAA
- a CDS encoding CopD family protein; translation: MAFILFAMRPAALATLQAPTRPQFILATLERFFPLVWLSIGVILVTGLIIMLQVGFAQAPIGWHAMFGIGLVMMLVFAHLFFAPYRRARRAAAVQDWPATARGLEQIHPLVILNFTLGWLAIAAALFWR